attttaataggggtttattatagttttattattgttttaaagtcttatttcggccaaattgaatcagttttttaacaggtttttaaatttttgggttatatgtataattgtgtttttatctggctgtaaaccgccctgagtccttcgggagaagggcggtatagaaattaaattattatgatgatgatgataaaacaGGTATTTTAAGTCCTTTCCTCCATCCCTCACcaacactccatggcttaggacccgagtacttacgagaccgcctgctgttaccttatgcctcccaccgacccgtacgctctcacagagagggtcttctcagggtgccgtccgccaaacaatgtcggctggcggcccccaggagcacggccttctctgtcggagctccgatgctctggaacaaacttccccctggcttacgccaagtgcctgatcttcggacctttcgccgtgagctgaaaacacacttatttattcaaacgggactggcttaatagttttattaaattttaaattgggtttttattgttttagggttttaaattttcaaatttttaatgtcggccttttttgtaatttgctctgttttaaattttggttttaattgtatatatattgagtttttatccttggctgtacaccgccttgagtccttcgggaaaaaggcggtataaaaatctaataaataataataataataataataacacaccCCATGATAGGCTTATAACCCCACCAGCCCACCAGGATGAGGATTAACCTTGAACCTAAGTCTCTTTGCTCTTCATTAACATCTTTGCTTCCTAAATATGCCCACAACTTCCGTTATGGTTTTCTTTCTTCCCaccagagaaaggagaaaaacataaaaaaaagtcACAGTAGAAGTGAAAAGTCTTTGATCTTCCAGATGTGGTGCTTCAACTGCCAACAGCCGCAACTGGCTGGCTGGCACCTAGACTCTTCAAAGAATGCGGTGTGAGCACCCAGTTTCCACATAGTTTTTTTTCTCAAAcgcagcaacttttaagatgcttTGCCCttccagttcccagaattccccagccagctaaggCCAcggatcttaaaagttgctgaggtcgAGAAACATTGAGCCAGACGTAGCAATAAGCTTACATTTGCTCAACCATGGTTTATCAAACGAACCACCATCAGCTGGGCTCATCCCATTCTCTCGGTCAAAACCGAAGGAATAACATTTAATTTAGCACAGCGTGTAACCCAGTTAACAGTTTTTTTGAATGGGAGAACTGGAATTCATTTATCCCAAAGCAGGCTCAGACTTTTAATAGAAGGATAGATCTGGTCTTTCTGTATCTCAAATCCCAGTTTTCATCAATTATAATTATGGATGTGCACTACTTGACTTACACCAAAATAGGAGCTGGGAAAAAAATTGTCATTTAAGCAGTGCAGACATTAAGTGAggcatcatagaatagaatagaatagaattttttattggccaagtgtgattggacacacaaggaatttgtcttggtgcatatgctctcagtgtacataaaagaaaagatacgttcatcaaggtacaacatttacaacacaaatgatggtcaatatatcaatataaatcataaggattgccagcaacaaagttacagtcatacagtcataagtggaaagagattggtgatgggaacgatgagaagattaatagtagtgcagattcagtaaatagtttgacagtgttgaaggaattatttgtttagcaaagtgatggccttcgggaaaaaactgttcttgtgtctagttgttctggtgtgcagtgctctatagcgtcattttgagggtaggagttgaaacagtttatgtcctggatgtgagggatctgtaaatattttcacggccctcttcttgatttgtgcaatatacaggtcctcaatggaaggcaggttggtagaaattgttggtttttttgtcgCTAATTATCCATTGATGAATGTCaactgactttattttattttttgtgatCCCAGGGATACTCCAAAGATGAAAACCGAAAAGGAAGCTGCAGGCAGCCCCACTGCTGAATCTGAGGGGAGCCTCCAGCTTGTTGTGACCGGCATTGTGGGAGAGGATTTGCCTGAAGCGATGCCATCACAGATTAAAATGGAACCGGAAGAGGGACATGTGACATCTTGGGAAGACCGGTGGCAGAATTTCCTTAAGGAAGCCGAGTCCTCGTGCTCCATGTGGGGAAACACCCCACCGGAAAGCCGCCAGGATCTCCGTGGGAGAAGGATCGTCACCATCCCGCCCGGCTTCAAGCAGGACGAGCAAACCACTTCCGAGGAAGCCCACCGCCAGCATTTCAGGAGATTCTGCTACCAGCCGTCTGAAGGTCCCCGAACGGCTTGCAAACGGCTGAAGAAATTCTGCTGGGGGTGGCTGCAACCAGAAAGACGCACCAAAGACCAGATCCTGGAGCTGGTGATCCTGGAGCAGTTCCTGGAGATCCTGCCTCTGGAGATCCAGAGAAGAATTCGGGGGTACGGCGCGGAGACGTGTTCGCTGGCCGTAGCTCTGGCGGAAGAGTTCTTGCTGAGGCAGCACGAGGCGGAGCAGGCGGAAGAGCAGGTGAGaagacgggtagtcctcgacgtacaactgtTAGTTTAGCGACCTTTCAGAgtgacaacggcattgaaaaaagtgacttatggctgtttttcacacttatgaccattgtagcatccccatggtcacgtgatttgcattgggatgcttgggaactgactcaaaAGACCTTGAAGGGCAGGCTGCCACCTGCCTTCAAATAGGAGTTGTGAGTCCAGATTATGCACCATTCTTGAATGGGAAAGAGTGACCTATCCAAGGTCAAAGTTGGGGTACCCACCCCCAGTGACACCTTAGGTTCTTTCTAAAACCAGAGTTGTTTTTAATCCAATCATTTAATATTCTGTAAagcaagaagaaagaagaatagaagaaaaacaCCCTTGAGCAATATATCTCAGTGTTCAACAATAGCTTTCAAATGGCACTACGTTTATCAAAAGAGAAGTTATTGTTGTTAggcattaccatatttttcggactataagaggcacttttttgtctcctaaaagggggaaaaatgtctgtgcatcttatagaccgaatattgccaaagccccgTCCACCCGCCAGtcattttttggcctccgcacgccCTGTTTTTGGAccctttttggcccatttttgagacttttttcggcctgtttttgaggctattTTGGCCCTTTTCAGGATGGTGGtattggcctgtttttgaggcttttttcggcccgtttttttcagaaaaaatgggccaaaaccccCCTCAAAAATGGCctcaaaaatgcccccaaaatgggccgtaaaaagccttgaaaacgggccgaaacaccccacccaccccaaaaaacagcctgaaaaaagcctcaaaaacaggccgaaaaaagactggaaaagagccgaaaaaatgccccaaaaaacatttttttgttttgttttcctcttctaaatttaggtgcgccttgtagtccaaaaaatacggtaattaactGTTATAGCATCTGTAGCAGATCTGATACAAATTAGTCTGTATTTAAATTTTAGCAGTCACTTTTCCTGTTAGAGGAGGGACGCGGTGGcgcggtggctaagatgctgagcttgtcgatcaaaaggtcggcagttcagcggttcgaatccttagtgccgcgtaatggggtgagctcctgttacttgtcccagcttctgccaacctagcagttcgaaagcaagtaaaaaatgccttttgtataagaatttggtggattattcaaaatgtcctgaagaagaagataaagttcctgccgcaatttttccttttgggaattataaaggattgtacagtgactgagactaaattgatcttgaatttaataacagcagcaaggctgttgattggacaatattggaagaaaaaagagttacctacaatagaagaatggatattgaaagttactaacttggctgagatggctaaaatctcagcctttttgaaagacaatacgcaggaaagatatttaattgaatggaaaaaatggattgattatttacaaaacagatatcagattaagagatatcagattgcctttgaataattaggatgtattattttatataatggggggggttaggaaatgaaaagatttggatgaggttaattggattagaagggaaaattttattctatgtttggtttatgtataacaataccttgtgattgacctgggaagccgggggggggggggtttgcaggggggcgggaaagggggggaaatgtttttgtttgttaaaactttttcaataaaaaaaaaatgccagtagaaaaatagggaccacctttgatgggaaggtaacagtgttccttgtacctttggtgttgagtcatgccggccacatgaccacggagacgtcatcgacagtgctggctctttggcttaaaacggagatgagcaccgccccctagagtcgggaatgactagcacataagtgcaaggggaaccttttcctGTTAGAGGTTACCTCAGCATGCCAATTATCTGAGAATTAAGATTGTCTGAAAATTCCCACTTTTAAGCAATTCTTAATTTTGCAACCATGGGTAAAAATACAAGTGACTCATTTTTGTTAAGTTTCGACCTATGTTCGTCAAAAAAGTATAATAATCCCAACTTGCAAATTCTAATCTtctgtctttttttgtttgtttgttcttttagGTCCCAAGTCCAGCTGATGAACAGGGTGGAGATTTCTGTGATTCTGGAGAGCCTTCAGTGGAGACCCCAGAGACACCCCCCTATAAAGAGATGAAACTGGAGGGAAATGAAGATGCTTCCTTATTAGGTCAGGATTTTCTGTGTCTTCAGCTCTGGATTCTGTGTTAAGAAgaccaaataatttttaaaatgctttttagcATGGTGACTGAAACATGCATTCTGTTTAATTGTGCTTGATTCTtggcttcaaatttctagattttttttttggggggggtgaaaTTCAAACCAATACATGTTAACCAATCGTATGGTTAACTATAACTATGATTGGACAAAAGGGTtaacatttccatttttaaaattttttaaatgtttctagGCAGCAGAGATCATGGCAGAGATCTAGGCAGCAGAGATCACACCTAGGGGCGTGACTCACTTTTTGGGTTTGCCCAGTGTGTATGTTTCCATATgtgttttatttatgttatttatttaactacttaattttttttttttgtgtaggccagtgtttctcagcctttgcaagattaagacttcaactcccagaattcccctgccagaaatccacacatcttaaaggctGAGAAAAACTGGGATAGTTGTTCAGTGTATATGCTCAACTCTGCATAATCAAACTTATGCTTACAAACATTAACATTTTAGAACTCATAAcacaaggtagtcctcgacttacgaccacagtggaaccccacatttctgttgttacgtgacacatttcttaagtgagttttgccccattttatgacctttcttatcccacagttgttaagtgaatcactgcggttgataagtgagtaacatggttgttaagtgaatctagtttccctatTGAccatgcttgtcagaaggacgcaaaaggggatcacgtgaccttgggacccagaaacagtcataaatatgaaccagttgccaagcatctgaattttgatcacaagattaaggggtttatttatttatttatttttatttaatcaaatttttatactgccctatctcccgaaggactcagggcggtttacagcctgataaaaacacaagaataaaatacaaggtaaaaacattattttaaaaaacttattggattaggccaaatttaaaattataattaaaataataaaaaccccatttaaaaacgaaatttaaaaattaaaattaaaatcctaggccAACCCTAGGCCAGggttgctgcaaaggtcgtaactgcgaaaagcggtcgtaagtcacgtttttcaatgctgttgtaactttgaacaatccctaagtggactgttgtaaatcgaggactacttgtaatattgacataaacccttttttttaatctttaaagggTTAAGTTAGCTAAAACATCAGAATGTTCATAATCTGTATAAATACCACTGTTGCCAAATAATATGGtgtattacttttttttatttttttatttacatttatatcctgcccttctccaaagactcagggcggcttacagtgtgtaaggcaatagtctcattctatttgtatatttacaaagtcaacttattgcccccccaacaatctgggtcctcattttacctaccttataaaggatggaaggctgagtcaaccttgggcctggtgggacttgaacctgcagtaattgcaggctgctgtgttttaataacaggcttcttacagcctgagctaccacagccCTTTTTACTTGTGTTTTACAATAACATAAAACAGTGTTATAACATTGTACATTTCTACACACACCCCATTCTAGAAAGCGACCAAGAGATGTATCAGCCTATTGAGGAAGATCAGACAGACGATTTTGACAGATCAGAGATAGAAGACGTTGTCATTGACTATCCCGAAGAAAACGAGACGCAGAATTCAAAAGAGAGTGAGCTGGATGGGGTCAACCTCTGGAGGTTCGCTGTCCCCCCAAGACAGCACAAAGATGGGCCAAGGCACACCTGCCTCCTTTGTGGGAGAGCGTTTACCCGAAAATCAAGCCTGAATAGACATCTTATTATTCATACCGGAGAGAAGCCCTACAAATGCGCTCACTGTGGGAAAAGCTTCAATCGGAAGACCAACCTGCTCTCCCACGAGATGGTCCACGCCAGGGACAAGTCATATCAATGTTCGGACTGTGGGAAAAACTTCAAACCGAAGTGGGGTGTCAACGCCTACCAGATCGACCACACCGGAGAGAAGGTCTACAAGTGTATTTCTTGTAAAAAGAGCTTCCGGCAGAGATTAGAATTGGGGAGGTTGTTGAACGGGCAGAAGAAGGAACTCACCGCAGGGCAGTTGAAAGGGGAGTGGAAAGACGGAGTCTTTGGCCCCCTAGAAGACCACCATGAGAAACAGGCAGAAGAAGGCGAGATGGCCGAAGACAAAAATGTCGCCACGATCGGTCCGTACGACGACCTCGATAAAATGAACAGCTCGCTGACGTCGTATAAGGGAAGGCAGGGGAGCCCCTGCCCGATTTGTGGGAAGGTCTTTGCCACGCAATCGAGCGTGAACCggcacaagaggatccacacgggagagaagCCGTATCAGTGCTCCGACTGTGGGAGAAGTTTTAATCAGAAGACGACTCTGCTAACCCACATTGTGATCCACACCGAGCAGAAGCCGTATCAGTGCTCGGAATGTGGGAAGCACTTCCGCCATTCCTCGGGCCTGTTGGTGCACCAGAGGATGCACACGGGAGAGAAGCCCTACAAGTGTGCCATCTGCCGGAAGAATTTCACCCAGCGGGCACACGTGGTCAAGCACTTTGTGAGAAAGCATGCGCGAGAGAAGCCATCGGCTTACCTTTCTCAGTCCCCTCAGTAATGGCGGCAGCTCTAATAGGATGGCACTCTTTCGCCTTGAGTTTGGAAATTGGTTTCTCCTCAGGAGCTCCCCCTCCTTGGTGTCCTCACAATTTTGTTTCTTTGTAGTTCACAGCACTGAGCACTTAAAACCACCAGGAACGCGTGACCCGCAGCCTCAGGTCACAAGGGGTGGGTTGCCATTTTGCAGAAGAAACGCTCAAATTAAGATCTAAACTAGACTTGACTGTGCTTTAAAACAGCTCCTTCTCAAACGCGGGTTGCGTGGGAGAAACAGCACTGTCTCTCTGGGCCAAATAACGCTGAAGACAAAGATGAAATTGTCAGCTGCCTCAGCAAAATTGCTGAGCCCCATGAAACAACAGCTGATGTCAAGATTCCCAAAGGCAGTGAAAATAACAGTGTGGGTTgtcctcacttactgactgcTTCATTCAGTGACCGGTCAAAGTTACATCAGTGCTGAAAAGTTAACTTTATGACTGATGTCTGCCCTTAAAGACCTTCATAGCGTTCCTTGGTCACGTGATCGGTCTCACAGTCAGTCTGCTTTGTCCTGTGCCTGAcccgttgtttttctttttctttgtcaccTTGCTTGCAGATTGGAGAGATTGGAgaagattacaagagagtaaatgGGCACACAATGGGGAATATGCATTATAAGCAATGTAGTGGCAATAGCAGCCAGTGTATTCTCCATTATGtacctgcttactctcttgtaatcccttcctcttcaAACTCTCCACTGTGTAAGCAGGGTGGGGAGAAAACAGGTCAGACATAGGAGAGCTTGCCTACAGAAAACCCTCTTTTCTGCCCCCCTCACAGAAGGGAGAGataggattacaagagagtaagcagagCACACAATGGGGACTATATTGGGGGCTGTTTACATAGCCAGAACCAAGTCACTGATTTCAATGTGTATTCCCTATTGTATGCTTGCTTACTCCCTtgcaatccctttctctccaatgaatgtaaatataCATGTTAATTCCCTTTTTGCTTATGAACCCAGTGCTGGCATTCCAGAGGATTGGGAAAATAGAGAAAAGAGAAATGCAGTGACAGTTGTGATTTCCCACTTAGCGAccgcttcacttaacaacagctgccGGTCCCAATTGTGGGTGTTAAATGCGGACTACCTGTGTTCCAGAATACGGTAGCCATATCAAAGAATTGGCAAGTTTGTGAGTGAATGGGAACGACTGGAGTGTATAACCGGTTGTAGGTCACCCTGGCGTTCTTTTGCACTGCAGCTCTTTCAGATGAAATGCTCGGTTTTTATGTTACTTCTAGGCATCCAGGGTGTATGTGTGGAGAGGAAAATGATGAACGCACGTGTGACATTGTGACATAAGCTCCACCCCTTTAGTATATGTGCCAGGACGTTTGCAGACAAGAAAGGGACAGAGCGTGCTCTGCAATGCTACAACGCCGCTTTCGGCAGGTTGATCTGGGTTCGCCTATTAAcactttttaatactttttaaaaattggaattcTCGTGAGAATTTCAAACATTTTCATAGTGCTGCTGGTTCAATTTTAACAGGCCCGTAATGTCGGATTACAAACTTGTTTCCCAGATGCTTTGCTAGTGGTTGCTGCTTAACCTTGGCAACGTGAAGAGGTGGGTACTACAGCACGGGGCACCCGCCGTCTTGAAATATTACCTAGACATTTTTATTCTTTAGCGTCGACTGATTTGGCTGCTATAAGTAGGAACTGAATGACTGTTTTTAACTCGGCTGTTTCTTAATCCAGCCATCCAGTATGTATAGCAAATTTCCCTTTTGGAAAGAATTGAATCTGTTCTGTTTACTTAATTCTCATTAACGTAACCTGATGCTTGTTTTCACGCTCTGCGTTCCCGCTCTCCTGCTGGAGACCGCCTGAAATATTTCAGCCTTTGACTAATTTCTCAGAAAATTAGTTTCTCTTTGGTTCTCTGTGGCAAGTGAGCGATGGGCACAATCTCTGTCGATGGAGAGGGAAGGTAGAAAATGGTTACTCTTCGCAGAAGCCGAATAGAATAAACCTAATTAAGAACATTGGCTCTGAAGCAACGTCTCTTTGGCGTGTCCTGTGTGGGAATTATTGCAACAAAAAGAGGAACACTTTCTCTAATATTCTTGCTTTCTTCAAGAGTCCAATGGTTgtgatggcattttttttttcctgggcaaaAAAATATTCATTGGTATGGGAAGTAGTgaaatacaggtaggcctcgacttacaacagttcatttagtcaccgttcaaagttgcaacggcactgaagtgacttttatgaccatttttcacacacgacccttgcagcatccccatggtcacgtgatctatATTCAgccgcttggtaactgactcacatttatgacggtcgcagtgtcccggggtcacgtgatcccctttggcgaccttctgacaagcaaagtccatggagaaaccagattcatttaataactgtgttattcatttaacaactgcagtgaattgcttaacaaacatggcaagaaaatggggcaaactcatttaataataataataataataataatattttaatttgtataccgcccttctcccgaaggactcagggcagtgaacaagcaaaataaaaacagcaatcaaatacatacaataaaatatcaattaaaaaacttattaaatttagcccgaatttaaatacctttaaaatccaaaaacctaatttaaaaatttaaaaccctaaaaacaactaaaaagttctatgccagtcccgcacgggtaaataaataggtcttaagctcgcggcgaaaggcccgaaggtccggaagttggcgaagtccagagggaagctcgtttcacagggtaggagcccccacagagaaggcccttcccctgggggccaccagccgacattgcttggctgacggcaccctaaggagtccctctctgtgagagcatttaataaatgtctcacttagcaacataaatttgtggtcgtaagtcgagggctacctgtaatacgTACATACatcatatctatatcatctatctatctatcttatgtcATATATATGGATTTATGCAAAAGAGTAAAAGATCTCCACTTAATATCAGACTGGATTTTCAGGGAATACTATTCTCAAagttagaggtttttttttaaattaccatttacattttttaaaaatttagccattaaattaattttttttaaaaattaaggaaaaaaatccatAGCTTGAAGCCTGAGTCTTCTTTTCAAAGACCACATCAGAACTTGGAGGGGTGAGAGGGAACTGACGTTTCATGAGAAATCTTGTGAGATTTCAAGatctaagttttttaaaatgatttcattttttacttaatgcacacacacacatccgcGTGCACACACAAACTAAAACCCTTGATTCCTGTAACCTTTAAGTGGGCGAAAAGGTGCACTGCAGGGTAAAACCTTTTGAATCACGGTACCTCAGATGGGCTAACTTTTTAGAATGCAGCCAAATGTGGGACGCACGACACCTGTAAGTTTGAGATTTTGCAAAACTGgtaaaaacattttatgacatagaCATCATACTAAAGCAGCTTATGACAGCCAGTTTGATCTAAGGCAGtggactagaaagcaggagaccatgagttcatagtcccatcttagccatgaaagcctgctgggtgactttgggcctggtCTCTCTTTACCTAGCCCACCTTACaggatggttgttgtggggaaaatatgaggaaggtgtgttggatattgtTCCCAGCCTTTGAGttaatttgtaaaaaataatacaggcagcatataaataaatataaatcataccaAATGTCAAAACATTTCCTATGCTGATGTTTGACTGGCACACAGTTCCAAATGGGTTAttattc
This genomic window from Ahaetulla prasina isolate Xishuangbanna chromosome 2, ASM2864084v1, whole genome shotgun sequence contains:
- the LOC131192738 gene encoding zinc finger and SCAN domain-containing protein 23-like isoform X1, which translates into the protein MEGRDTPKMKTEKEAAGSPTAESEGSLQLVVTGIVGEDLPEAMPSQIKMEPEEGHVTSWEDRWQNFLKEAESSCSMWGNTPPESRQDLRGRRIVTIPPGFKQDEQTTSEEAHRQHFRRFCYQPSEGPRTACKRLKKFCWGWLQPERRTKDQILELVILEQFLEILPLEIQRRIRGYGAETCSLAVALAEEFLLRQHEAEQAEEQVPSPADEQGGDFCDSGEPSVETPETPPYKEMKLEGNEDASLLESDQEMYQPIEEDQTDDFDRSEIEDVVIDYPEENETQNSKESELDGVNLWRFAVPPRQHKDGPRHTCLLCGRAFTRKSSLNRHLIIHTGEKPYKCAHCGKSFNRKTNLLSHEMVHARDKSYQCSDCGKNFKPKWGVNAYQIDHTGEKVYKCISCKKSFRQRLELGRLLNGQKKELTAGQLKGEWKDGVFGPLEDHHEKQAEEGEMAEDKNVATIGPYDDLDKMNSSLTSYKGRQGSPCPICGKVFATQSSVNRHKRIHTGEKPYQCSDCGRSFNQKTTLLTHIVIHTEQKPYQCSECGKHFRHSSGLLVHQRMHTGEKPYKCAICRKNFTQRAHVVKHFVRKHAREKPSAYLSQSPQ
- the LOC131192738 gene encoding zinc finger and SCAN domain-containing protein 23-like isoform X2, with product MKTEKEAAGSPTAESEGSLQLVVTGIVGEDLPEAMPSQIKMEPEEGHVTSWEDRWQNFLKEAESSCSMWGNTPPESRQDLRGRRIVTIPPGFKQDEQTTSEEAHRQHFRRFCYQPSEGPRTACKRLKKFCWGWLQPERRTKDQILELVILEQFLEILPLEIQRRIRGYGAETCSLAVALAEEFLLRQHEAEQAEEQVPSPADEQGGDFCDSGEPSVETPETPPYKEMKLEGNEDASLLESDQEMYQPIEEDQTDDFDRSEIEDVVIDYPEENETQNSKESELDGVNLWRFAVPPRQHKDGPRHTCLLCGRAFTRKSSLNRHLIIHTGEKPYKCAHCGKSFNRKTNLLSHEMVHARDKSYQCSDCGKNFKPKWGVNAYQIDHTGEKVYKCISCKKSFRQRLELGRLLNGQKKELTAGQLKGEWKDGVFGPLEDHHEKQAEEGEMAEDKNVATIGPYDDLDKMNSSLTSYKGRQGSPCPICGKVFATQSSVNRHKRIHTGEKPYQCSDCGRSFNQKTTLLTHIVIHTEQKPYQCSECGKHFRHSSGLLVHQRMHTGEKPYKCAICRKNFTQRAHVVKHFVRKHAREKPSAYLSQSPQ